In Cyprinus carpio isolate SPL01 chromosome B16, ASM1834038v1, whole genome shotgun sequence, the following are encoded in one genomic region:
- the LOC109078052 gene encoding dynactin subunit 3-like isoform X1, which yields MEGRNSVDDLDTRLQLLEQRVYGERGGKPNKPVKCAESLTRISAALANTANKRERVKILHKKIEDLLKYLDPQFTDFICVPDAMKLEFILAEEDFLRSQATLLEQVHNLQPLLDSSHIKAVPELSTKVQRLSQIHIQQQDQNEELSAEVKKLFEEYNKMMFLLSKQFSQWDEALRKLEGPKQGQQID from the exons ATGGAAGGGAGGAACAGTGTCGATGATCTGGACACTCGCCTTCAGCTTCTCGAACAACGCGTTTATGGCGAAAGAGGAGGAAAACCCAATAAACCAGTGAAG TGTGCTGAGTCCCTCACGAGGATCAGTGCTGCTCTGGCAAACACCGCAAACAAGAGAGAGCGAGTCAAGATCCTTCACAAGAAAA TTGAAGATTTGCTGAAGTATTTGGACCCCCAGTTCACAGACTTCATCTGTGTGCCGGACGCAATGAAACTAGAGTTCATTCTAGCGG AGGAAGACTTTCTGCGGTCTCAGGCCACGTTACTGGAGCAGGTGCACAATCTGCAGCCTCTTCTGGACAGCAGCCACATTAAAG CGGTTCCAGAGCTGAGCACTAAAGTGCAGCGGTTGTCACAGATTCACATTCAACAGCAG GACCAGAATGAAGAGTTATCTGCTGAAGTGAAGAAGCTGTTTGAAGAATACAACAAAATG ATGTTTCTCTTATCAAAGCAGTTTTCTCAGTGGGATGAAGCTCTCCGGAAGCTGGAAGGACCCAAGCAAGGCCAGCAGATAGACTAG
- the LOC109078052 gene encoding dynactin subunit 3-like isoform X2 produces the protein MEGRNSVDDLDTRLQLLEQRVYGERGGKPNKPVKCAESLTRISAALANTANKRERVKILHKKIEDLLKYLDPQFTDFICVPDAMKLEFILAEEDFLRSQATLLEQVHNLQPLLDSSHIKVPELSTKVQRLSQIHIQQQDQNEELSAEVKKLFEEYNKMMFLLSKQFSQWDEALRKLEGPKQGQQID, from the exons ATGGAAGGGAGGAACAGTGTCGATGATCTGGACACTCGCCTTCAGCTTCTCGAACAACGCGTTTATGGCGAAAGAGGAGGAAAACCCAATAAACCAGTGAAG TGTGCTGAGTCCCTCACGAGGATCAGTGCTGCTCTGGCAAACACCGCAAACAAGAGAGAGCGAGTCAAGATCCTTCACAAGAAAA TTGAAGATTTGCTGAAGTATTTGGACCCCCAGTTCACAGACTTCATCTGTGTGCCGGACGCAATGAAACTAGAGTTCATTCTAGCGG AGGAAGACTTTCTGCGGTCTCAGGCCACGTTACTGGAGCAGGTGCACAATCTGCAGCCTCTTCTGGACAGCAGCCACATTAAAG TTCCAGAGCTGAGCACTAAAGTGCAGCGGTTGTCACAGATTCACATTCAACAGCAG GACCAGAATGAAGAGTTATCTGCTGAAGTGAAGAAGCTGTTTGAAGAATACAACAAAATG ATGTTTCTCTTATCAAAGCAGTTTTCTCAGTGGGATGAAGCTCTCCGGAAGCTGGAAGGACCCAAGCAAGGCCAGCAGATAGACTAG